CGAAACTCCGGTGCACCCGGACGCAAAACTGGAGCCACGCCGGGCTTTGTGCGAAGCGTTCGGCCTCCGGGGCGTCGTCGTCTTTGACCTCCAACAAAGCCTGGGCGTCGGCTTGAAGCCTTCGCAATTTGCTCAGCGATTCGTTCGCCATATGGACTCGGCAAAAAAGACAGCAGAGAAATCTTAACAGGAGGAAACGGAGAAAACAGAGACAAAACTCCTTCTCTGAAACCCTTCAGCAAACGCCGGTGGGGCGAGGACTCCCACCGAGCTTTTTCTTCGATGGTATTGGCTCGGCGGGAGCCTCGCCCACCGGCCTTACTGAACGGAATACCTTTCTCTCCGTTGCCTCTGTTGCCTCCTGTTAAGAGAAGCAACTCACGGCTGTAATCACGTGCATTTCAAATTTCGTTGTCAATTCGAGGGCTTGTCTTACGCTGCGAACGTGGCGCGCACTGCAAAAACCGAGACTCGCGAGCCGCAAGGCTTCAGCGACGTTGTCGGCCTTATCCTGCTGGCCTTCGCGGCGTTGCTGGGCATAGCGCTCTTCTCCTACGACCGCAATGATCTCGCGTTCTACACCAGCTCCCCCAATGAGTACAAGTACAACTGGGTCGGTTCGGTGGGCGCGTATCTGGCTTACGGAAGTTTCAGGGTGTTCGGCGCGGCGGCTTACCTGTTGCCCGTGCTGTTCCTGGGATTCGGATTGACCAGTTTCATCAACTTCCTGGCGTATCTTCGGCATCGCATCGTGTGGGCCGCGTTGTTGCTGGTCGCGTTCATGGGGGTGCTGGCGGTGCATTCGGAAGCGCTGGTCAAAACGCTCGATTTGAAAATCGTCCAGGACGCGGGCAGCGCCGGTGGGTTGATCGGTTGGGGGATGAACGAACTGATCTTTCGCCACTTCGGGACGGTCGGAGCGACGATTGTGTTTTCGACGCTTTATTTAATGAGCCTGCTTTACCTGACCAATCTGCAGCTTGGCGAGTGGTTGCGGGACCTTTGGGAACGGCGCGCCGCCGCGCTCGCCGCCGTCGATCCGTTTGGCGCCGAAGAAAAGGCGCTGGAGAAGCGCGTCCGCGAACTGCAAAAACAAGCCAGGAAGCTCGAAGAACAAGCCGGTCCTACCGGGCTGGGCGCCGATCTCCAGCCGGTTCCCGAACCTACAGTGCGCGATCTCAGCGTCCCGCAGCCGCAAGCCAAGGCGCGCAAAGCACCGCCGCCTGAACCCGAACGCATCGTCGAGCCTCCGCTGGAGGAAGGGGAGGTGATCACGGCCAAAGAAATCGCCGCCGCCACCGCCGCCGATATTCTGGGCAAGCCAGCCGCTCCCAAAAACCAAGATCCCGCCGCCAAAGATTCGCCCTCCGAACCTTCGCCCAAGCCCGCTCCGGAAGGGCCCGCTCCCAGCATCCGGGATTTATCCGGCGCCGCCGCCAGACCGAAGCCGAAGAAATCGAAGGCCATTGCCGTCGCTTCCGCGCCCATGATCGGCAATTACCAGTTGCCGCCGATCAACCTGCTGAACGAGCCGGACATCACGATCAAGCCGACCGAGTCCAAAGAAGAACTCATGGCGAACGCGAAGCTCATGCAGAACACGCTCGCGCAATTCGACATCGAAGTCTCGCTCGGCGACATCACCAAAGGCCCGACGATCACGCGTTACGAGTTGCACCCCGCGCCCGGCGTGCGCCTGGAGCGCATCACGGCCCTGAGCAACAACATCGCCGCCGCGCTCAAAGCCGAGCGCATTCACATCCTCGCGCCGGTGCCAGGCAAAAGCTCCGTCGGCGTCGAAGTGCCCAACGCGATCAAGACCAAAGTCATCATGCGCGACCTGCTGGAATCAGAGGAGTGGCAGAAGACCAAGGCGCGCGTGCCGCTGGCGCTGGGCAAAGACGTTTATGGCAATCCCATCGTCACGGACCTTTCGGAAATGCCGCATTTGCTGATCGCGGGCAGCACGGGCTCCGGCAAATCGGTTTGCATCAACGCAATCATCGCGTCGCTCCTGTACCGCTTTTCGCCCGATCAACTCCGCTTCGTGATGATCGACCCGAAAGTGGTCGAGCTTCAGCAATACAACGCGCTCCCGCACCTGGTCGTGCCCGTCGTGACCGATCCCAAGAAAGTGATCCTGGCGCTGCGCTGGGTCGTGAACGAAATGGAAAAGCGCTACCAGATTTTCGCCCGCGTCGGTGTGCGCAACATCAAATCGTTCAACGAACGCCCCAAGAACAAACCCATCCCGCCGCCCGAACCCGAGCTGCCCTTGACCGTGCGCAAAGAAAAAGTCGAAGCGGGCGCGGAAGGTTTCGCCGTCGAAGTGGACGAGGAAATCGTGGTGCCGCGCGAAGAGGACATCGTGATTCCGGAGAAGCTCAGCTACATCGTCGTGATCATCGACGAGCTGGCGGATTTGATGTTGGTCGCGCCGGCGGATGTCGAAATGGCCATCGCCCGCATCACGCAAATGGCGCGCGCGGCGGGCATTCATTGCATCGTGGCGACGCAACGGCCCAGCGTCGATGTGATCACCGGCGTGATCAAAGCGAACATCCCCGCGCGCATCGCATTTCAGGTCGCGGCCAAAGTGGACTCACGCACCATTCTCGACGCCATGGGCGCGGACAAACTT
The nucleotide sequence above comes from Verrucomicrobiota bacterium. Encoded proteins:
- a CDS encoding DNA translocase FtsK translates to MARTAKTETREPQGFSDVVGLILLAFAALLGIALFSYDRNDLAFYTSSPNEYKYNWVGSVGAYLAYGSFRVFGAAAYLLPVLFLGFGLTSFINFLAYLRHRIVWAALLLVAFMGVLAVHSEALVKTLDLKIVQDAGSAGGLIGWGMNELIFRHFGTVGATIVFSTLYLMSLLYLTNLQLGEWLRDLWERRAAALAAVDPFGAEEKALEKRVRELQKQARKLEEQAGPTGLGADLQPVPEPTVRDLSVPQPQAKARKAPPPEPERIVEPPLEEGEVITAKEIAAATAADILGKPAAPKNQDPAAKDSPSEPSPKPAPEGPAPSIRDLSGAAARPKPKKSKAIAVASAPMIGNYQLPPINLLNEPDITIKPTESKEELMANAKLMQNTLAQFDIEVSLGDITKGPTITRYELHPAPGVRLERITALSNNIAAALKAERIHILAPVPGKSSVGVEVPNAIKTKVIMRDLLESEEWQKTKARVPLALGKDVYGNPIVTDLSEMPHLLIAGSTGSGKSVCINAIIASLLYRFSPDQLRFVMIDPKVVELQQYNALPHLVVPVVTDPKKVILALRWVVNEMEKRYQIFARVGVRNIKSFNERPKNKPIPPPEPELPLTVRKEKVEAGAEGFAVEVDEEIVVPREEDIVIPEKLSYIVVIIDELADLMLVAPADVEMAIARITQMARAAGIHCIVATQRPSVDVITGVIKANIPARIAFQVAAKVDSRTILDAMGADKLLGKGDMLYLPPGSAKLTRAQGALITDHEIQQIVDFIAKQGKPSYEVEIHEQLSKPVNSLEENEGCDEDEDLIQQCIEVIRSEQKASVSLLQRRLRLGYTRAARIMDELENRGIVGPSKGAEPRDILIDLDGTGADGQGQ